A single Thunnus thynnus chromosome 6, fThuThy2.1, whole genome shotgun sequence DNA region contains:
- the hcfc1b gene encoding host cell factor 1b isoform X2 produces MAAEPAVLQPRWKRIVGWTGPVPRPRHGHRAVAIKELMVVFGGGNEGIVDELHVYNTATNQWFIPAVRGDIPPGCAAYGFVCDGTRLLVFGGMVEYGKYSNDLYELQASRWEWKRLKAKPPKNSPLPCPRLGHSFSLIGSRCYLFGGLANDSEDPKNNIPRYLNDLYCLELRPGSSVVGWELPVTSGPPPPPRESHTAVVTSGRGANRLIIYGGMSGCRLGDLWVLDIDSLTWSKPALSGTAPLPRSLHSATTINNKMYVFGGWVPLVMDDVKVATHEKEWKCTNTLACLNLDTMCWETVLMDSLEENVPRARAGHCSVAINSRLYIWSGRDGYRKAWNNQVCCKDLWYLESERPSTPSRVQLVRANTLSLEVSWGPSPTADTYVLQLQKYDIPATPAAATSPASSPASNPVPTATPGASSPKSSTPVAAAPANQSIPLSGITLVPSPTATLPGNPLAAAAKSPAVLKVAAPSAAGGASIVTVRQAAPKSPVAVTTLPAGVRMVVPAQTSQGTPIGSSPQMSGMAALAAAAAATQKIPPSTATVLNVPAGATMVKTMAVSPGSSSLPVKVAAPVTMVSNQATRILKTAAAQAGGASVVSTPGTPSRPIITVHKSGTVTVSQQAQVVTTVVGGVTKTITLVNSPLSVGGGGALLGNLGNLGKVMSVVQTKPVQSGALTGQAGSNPLTQILQTKGALPPGTILKLVTSADGKQTTILSTAQAGSTATKQTILGVAPATSKPGNTIIKTIPLSALQGGAGGNSPITILTTKVVTPGAAGKILTTVPKITAAGQQGVTQVVLKGAPGTPGTILRTVPMSGVRLVSPGATSSKPTVTTLVVKATTGVSSLGTVTGSVSSPVAGGAGATASLATPITTLATIATLASQVTTATAATTGPKQVTLITTPSGAEAQPLVQDLPVSFMASPTSEEPGSTTSTTTTTAAGQTGDPATVTLVCSNPPCETHDTGTTNTATVATATMGGNNRVCSNPPCETHDTGTTNTATVASASMSQTLQVSSNQPSAQQSGPVPPPEVPLNGGTTCSNPPCETHETGTTNTATTAGAGGLRQVCSNPPCETHETGTTNTATTAGAGGLSQVCSNPPCETHETGTTNTATTAGTGGLRQVCSNPPCETHETGTTNTATTATAQQGGDNTQDSTDPSSSSDPAPSTTASQSRAVTTVTQATPTPGPSIPEISSLVGEDRAESSEAEAVAVVMAAAEEGEEPMQTDSQSEDVMSSAASVLQVHMEGSEAVQMASTDSGLPQELMSSEGDGGEVDSGTTTLLVTTGLTPDQLAVSAATEEAAQQPTIQAVLQAAGQMGEGAVNQSIPIVLTQQELAALVQQQQQLQDVHNQPEHSAVPTEGLAPADSLNDPAAESNGHELTSSAVTSAVARLASTFGPAPPLTASPAKIQTPAAAATLGDVSNGIGATAGVVPVTRSSAKDSQWYDVGIVKVTNMVVSHYYVPYDDITIDDDSGVMPDYSQMRKVELQPGTAYKFRVAGINICGRGAFSEVSAFKTCLPGFPGAPCAIKISKNLDGAQLTWEPPAVTSGKITEYSVYLAIQSSQATSSGSGSGPAQLAFMRVYCGPSPSCLVQASSLANAHIDYTTKPAIIFRIAARNQKGYGPATQVRWLQETSKDAKPAVKRPGVSPDYKPVGQKKFRTDQ; encoded by the exons ATGGCAGCCGAGCCTGCAGTGTTGCAGCCCCGCTGGAAGCGCATCGTGGGCTGGACTGGGCCGGTGCCGCGGCCCCGGCACGGACACCGGGCCGTGGCGATCAAGGAGCTGATGGTTGTGTTCGGCGGGGGGAATGAGGGAATCGTGGATGAGCTGCACGTCTACAATACAG ctACCAACCAGTGGTTCATCCCGGCGGTGCGAGGTGACATCCCTCCCGGCTGTGCCGCCTACGGCTTCGTGTGTGACGGGACGAGGCTGCTTGTGTTCGGAGGGATGGTGGAGTATGGCAAATACAGCAACGACCTGTACGAGCTGCag gCGAGTCGCTGGGAGTGGAAGCGTCTGAAGGCCAAACCTCCAAAGAACAGCCCGCTCCCCTGCCCTCGCCTCGgacacagcttctctctgattGGCAGTCGCTGCTACCTCTTCGGCGGACTGGCCAATGACAGCGAAGACCCCAAGAACAACATCCCCAG GTATCTGAACGACCTGTACTGTCTGGAGCTGAGGCCGGGATCCAGCGTGGTCGGCTGGGAGCTCCCCGTGACGTCGGGTCCGCCGCCGCCGCCCAGAGAAAGTCACACGGCCGTGGTGACGAGCGGCCGCGGAGCCAACAGACTGATCATCTACGGAGGGATGAGCGGCTGCAGACTGGGAGACCTGTGGGTGCTCGACATCG attctCTGACGTGGAGCAAACCGGCCCTCAGTGGAACAGCCCCCCTCCCCCGCAGCCTGCACTCTGCCACCACCATCAACAACAA GATGTACGTGTTCGGAGGTTGGGTTCCTCTGGTGATGGATGATGTCAAAGTGGCGACACACGAGAAGGAGTGGAAGTGTACAAACACGTTGGCCTGCCTCAACttgg ACACCATGTGCTGGGAGACGGTTCTGATGGACAGCCTGGAGGAAAACGTCCCCAGAGCTCGAGCAGGTCACTGCAGTGTGGCCATCAACTCCAGACTCTACATCTGGAGCGGGAGAGACGGATACAGGAAGGCCTGGAACAACCAGGTGTGCTGCAAGGACCTCTGGTACCTGGAGTCAG agCGTCCCAGTACTCCATCTCGGGTCCAGCTGGTCCGGGCCAACACCTTGTCACTGGAGGTGAGCTGGGGGCCGTCGCCGACCGCCGACACCTACGTGCTGCAGCTACAAAAGTACGACATTCCCGCCACACCTGCTGCTGCCACCTCACCTGCCTCCAGCCCCGCCTCCAACCCCGTCCCCACCGCCACACCTGGAGCCAGCTCCCCCAAGAGCTCCACCCCCGTCGCAGCAGCTCCAGCCAACCAGAGCATCCCGCTATCCGGCATCACGTTAGTCCCCTCCCCCACAGCCACCTTACCTGGAAACCCGTTGGCTGCCGCTGCTAAAAGTCCAG CTGTCCTGAAAGTGGCAGCTCCAAGTGCCGCAGGTGGAGCCTCCATCGTCACAGTCCGACAGGCCGCACCCAAATCCCCGGTTGCCGTGACGACACTTCCTGCAGGTGTTCGCATGGTGGTACCAGCTCAGACCAGTCAGGGGACG CCAATAGGAAGCAGTCCTCAGATGAGCGGGATGGCGGCACTGGCGGCAGCGGCCGCAGCCACTCAGAAGATTCCTCCGTCCACAGCGACGGTGCTGAACGTTCCGGCAGGAGCCACGATGGTGAAGACGATGGCCGTCAGTCCAGGATCCAGCAGCCTGCCGGTCAAAGTGGCCGCTCCAGTCACGATG GTGAGTAACCAGGCCACTCGAATACTGAAAACTGCCGCCGCTCAGGCGGGCGGAGCCTCTGTCGTCTCCACCCCCGGGACGCCCAGCAGACCAATCATCACGGTCCACAAGTCGGGCACGGTGACGGTCTCCCAGCAGGCTCAGGTGGTCACCACGGTGGTGGGCGGAGTCACGAAGACCATCACGCTCGTCAACAGCCCGCTGAGCGTGGGAGGAGGCGGAGCTCTG CTCGGTAACCTCGGCAACCTGGGGAAGGTGATGTCAGTGGTCCAGACCAAACCAGTTCAGAGTGGAGCGCTTACTGGTCAAGCTGGGAGCAACCCGCTCACTCAGATCCTGCAG ACGAAGGGCGCTCTCCCACCAGGAACCATCTTGAAGTTGGTGACATCAGCAGACGGTAAACAGACCACCATCCTCAGCACCGCGCAGGCCGGCTCCACGGCAACCAAACAAACCATCCTGGGCGTCGCCCCGGCAACCTCCAAACCCGGAAACACCATCATCAAGACCATCCCACTGTCTGCACTGCAGGGCGGGGCAG GTGGTAACAGTCCAATCACAATCCTCACCACCAAGGTGGTGACACCAGGAGCTGCCGGAAAAATCCTCACTACTGTCCCCAAAATCACTGCAGCCGGCCAGCAGGGGgtcacacag GTGGTGTTGAAAGGAGCTCCAGGGACGCCGGGGACAATCCTCAGGACCGTCCCGATGAGCGGAGTCAGACTGGTGTCACCAGGAGCAACCAGCTCCAAACCCACCGTTACCACGCTGGTCGTCAAGGCAACCACAG gtgtgtcCAGTCTGGGGACGGTAACAGGAAGTGTCTCCTCCCCGGTGGCGGGAGGAGCTGGCGCCACCGCTTCCCTGGCAACGCCCATCACCACCCTGGCAACCATCGCCACACTGGCCAGCCAGGTCACCACGGCAACCGCTGCCACAACAGGACCCAAACAG GTGACTCTGATAACGACTCCGAGCGGCGCCGAGGCTCAGCCGTTGGTCCAGGATCTACCAGTCTCCTTCATGGCCTCTCCTACCTCAGAAGAACCTGGAAGTACTACAAgtactactacaactactgcAGCGGGACAGACAGGAGACCCTGCAACAG TGACGCTGGTCTGTTCCAACCCGCCCTGCGAGACGCACGACACGGGAACCACCAACACCGCCACCGTCGCCACAGCAACCATGGGGGGTAACAACAGAGTATGTTCCAACCCGCCCTGCGAGACGCACGACACCGGCACCACCAACACCGCCACGGTGGCGTCTGCCAGCATGAGCCAAACGCTGCAG gtgTCTTCAAACCAGCCTTCAGCTCAGCAGTCCGGTCCTGTTCCTCCACCTGAAGTCCCTCTGAACGGAGGAACCACCTGCTCAAATCCACCGTGTGAGACCCACGAGACCGGAACCACCAACACCGCCACCACAGCCGGAGCCGGAGGACTCAGACAG GTGTGTTCGAATCCACCGTGTGAGACTCACGAGACCGGAACCACCAACACTGCGACCACAGCCGGAGCCGGAGGACTCAGTCAG GTGTGTTCAAATCCACCGTGTGAGACCCACGAGACCGGAACCACCAACACCGCAACCACAGCAGGAACCGGAGGactcagacag GTGTGTTCAAACCCACCGTGTGAGACCCACGAGACTGGAACCACCAACACTGCAACTACAGCTACAG ctCAGCAGGGCGGAGACAACACACAGGACTCCAcagacccctcctcctcctctgacccCGCCCCCTCCACCACAGCCAGTCAGAGCAGAGCTGTTACCACGGTTACACAGGCCACACCCACACCTGGACCCTCTATACCT GAGATCTCCTCATTGGTCGGAGAGGACAGGGCGGAGTCCTCTGAGGCGGAGGCTGTCGCCGTGGTGATGGCAGCGGCagaagagggggaggagccTATGCAGACagatagccaatcagaggaTGTTATGTCATCAGCAGCGTCAGTGTTACAGGTTCACATGGAGGGCAGCGAAGCAGTACAg atgGCGTCCACAGACAGCGGTCTTCCTCAGGAGCTGATGTCATCAGAAGGGGACGGCGGTGAGGTGGACTCTGGAACGACGACCCTGTTGGTGACGACAGGACTGACCCCGGATCAGCTGGCCGTTAGCGCGGCGACAGAGGAGGCCGCTCAGCAGCCGACGATACAGGCGGTGCTGCAGGCAGCCGGACAGATGG gagaGGGGGCGGTGAACCAGTCCATCCCCATCGTTCTGACCCAGCAGGAACTGGCAGCTCTggtccaacagcagcagcagctgcaggacgtCCACAACCAACCAGAGCACAGCGCTGTGCCCACAG AGGGCCTCGCTCCAGCGGACAGCCTCAACGACCCGGCGGCCGAGAGCAACGGACACGAGCTGACATCGTCGGCCGTGACGAGTGCCGTGGCCCGATTGGCCAGCACGTTCGGCCCCGCCCCTCCTCTGACGGCTAGCCCGGCTAAGATTCAGAcccccgccgccgccgccacacTCGGCGACGTGTCCAACGGCATCGGAGCCACCGCGGGG GTGGTCCCGGTGACGAGGTCATCAGCGAAGGACAGTCAATGGTACGACGTCGGGATCGTCAAGGTTACCAACATGGTGGTCTCTCACTACTACGTCCCCTACGATGACATCACGATCGAt GACGACTCAGGTGTGATGCCGGACTACAGTCAGATGAGGAAGGTGGAGCTGCAGCCGGGGACGGCCTATAAGTTCCGGGTCGCTGGGATCAATATCTGCGGGCGCGGAGCGTTCTCTGAAGTCTCGGCGTTTAAAACGTGTCTGCCTGGTTTCCCCGGAGCACCCTGCGCCATCAAGATCAGCAAG AACCTGGACGGAGCTCAGCTCACCTGGGAGCCTCCTGCCGTCACGTCGGGGAAGATCACCGAGTATTCGGTGTACCTGGCGATCCAGTCCAGCCAGGCCACCTCCTCCGGCTCCGGCTCCGGTCCGGCCCAGCTGGCCTTCATGAGGGTCTACTGCGGTCCCAGCCCGTCCTGCCTGGTCCAGGCCTCCAGCCTCGCCAACGCCCACATCGACTACACCACCAAGCCCGCCATCATCTTCCGCATCGCCGCTCGCAACCAGAAGGGCTACGGACCGGCCACGCAGGTCCGGTGGCTCCAAG AAACCAGTAAAGATGCCAAACCAGCAGTGAAGAGACCAGGAGTGTCTCCTGATTA taAACCTGTCGGACAGAAGAAGTTCAGAACCGACCAATAG